One genomic segment of Drosophila melanogaster chromosome 3R includes these proteins:
- the Gnpnat gene encoding Glucosamine-phosphate N-acetyltransferase, isoform E → MEETYLYDPNLLLKLDFHRSPANFKPFISAANPGEPWMKVRPLKDTDYDRGFLQLLSQLTHVGNVNRTQFLTRFSQMKASGDYFVTVIEDTRKNEIIGAASLVIERKFIHNCAVRGRLEDVVVNDTYRGKQLGKLIVVTVSLLAEELGCYKMSLDCKDKLIKFYESLGYVAIPGNSNSMTIRYDEGPTLKRNATSAGSSGTVGDSCQTVVVILPFKSTFIK, encoded by the exons ATG GAGGAGACATATCTGTACGATCCTAATCTGCTGCTAAAGCTGGACTTTCATCGCAGTCCCGCCAACTTTAAGCCCTTCATATCGGCGGCCAATCCCGGCGAGCCCTGGATGAAAGTGCGTCCTCTCAAGGACACCGACTACGATCGTGGATTCCTGCAGCTGCTCTCGCAACTCACCCATGTCGGCAATGTGAATCGTACGCAGTTCTTGA CCCGCTTTTCGCAGATGAAAGCCAGTGGGGACTACTTTGTCACCGTCATTGAGGACACTCGCAAGAATGAGATTATTGGAGCTGCATCCTTGGTGATCGAGCGCAAGTTCATCCATAACTGTGCTGTG CGTGGCCGTCTAGAGGATGTGGTGGTCAATGACACGTATCGCGGGAAGCAACTGGGAAAACT GATCGTGGTCACCGTATCGCTGCTGGCCGAGGAACTGGGCTGCTACAAAATGTCGCTGGACTGCAAGGACAAGCTGATCAAGTTCTATGAGTCGCTGGGCTATGTGGCCATTCCCGGAAACTCCAACTCCATGACGATTCGCTACGATGAGGGGCCAACGCTCAAGCGGAATGCTACCTCAGCCGGCTCCAGTGGAACAGTGGGCGACTCCTGCCAAACT GTGGTTGTAATATTACCTTTTAAGAGCACCTTCATCAAGTAG
- the Wdr24 gene encoding WD repeat domain 24, isoform C, whose protein sequence is MPDSVEDTSTISLRICLEGHANALALNKDNNQIALAGRSLLKVYSINSNGFTESCNMRGKNQNLSYSANDVAWSTLDSNLLATAATNGVVSVWDLSKFGRQKQLLVYNEHERTAHTVTFHSSEPNILISGSQDGTIKCFDIRSDKSINTYFCNSESVRDVKFSPHTQNIFSAVSENGTVQLWDMRKWDKCMVQFTAHYGPVYTCDWHPTRNWLATGSRDKQIKVWNMDGRPGLEHTIHTIAVVGRVKWRPERTYHIASCALVVDYSVHVWDIRRPYIPFASFNEHTNVTTGIAWQGSDSHCLLSISKDSTIYKHAFKDATRPALKANAQGASLGRFGDISFANKIKEYEPKTSGASNTKSSSFISRRKTNVAGSIQFHLDHSKMYKFMVNDTFSGYPLSESVSRPTQEHESFIGCARELVISGKKLSELCEHNAEVSKKYGKHNATTLWNFIKLFYGSNHFEPPFEHRSSFSNQKNPMNSRRATQVASDWPQQRTELGQDLNGNTPETAHEIDVANVDDDTLGSSGVEHPPTSSVILSETQIISEITFDNFELLRNGFIYVGPTECPKALAFPALHHDVQAARPQLDLKASDHEKSPPPHVPTVLKVSHVPPIPMWEPHKFVSDALMLMNDVGDVQTALTVLIALGEARKLLPIDDALVEHWFYTYVDQLHRYELWNEACEVINRSWLRSVQQLNQHSTAMHTNCGECGRPMGGKVGWYCDKCKSMQSAKCCVCGLIVRGVYAWCQGCSHGGHIEHLQKYFAKHSKCPKCGHLCAYS, encoded by the exons ATGCCCGATTCCGTGGAGGACACCTCCACAATCTCGCTGCGGATATGCCTGGAAGGACACGCGAACGCCCTGGCCCTGAATAAGGACAACAACCAGATTGCTTTGGCCGGAAGAAGCT TGCTTAAGGTGTACTCCATAAACAGCAATGGCTTCACGGAATCGTGTAATATGCGCGGAAAGAACCAGAATCTTAGCTACTCCGCCAACGATGTGGCCTGGTCCACCTTGGATAGCAATCTTTTGGCTACGGCGGCCACGAACGGAGTGGTTTCCGTGTGGGATCTCTCCAAGTTCGGCAGGCAGAAGCAGCTGCTTGTCTACAACGAACATGAGCGCACCGCTCATACCGTGACCTTTCACAGCAGCGAGCCCAACATCCTGATCTCCGGTTCTCAGGATGGCACCATCAAGTGTTTCGACATCCGATCGGATAAGTCAATCAACACCTACTTCTGCAACTCGGAATCAGTGCGGGATGTCAAGTTCAgtccacacacacaaaacataTTCTCCGCCGTCTCCGAGAATGGAACTGTCCAGTTGTGGGACATGCGGAAGTGGGACAAGTGCATGGTGCAGTTTACGGCGCACTACGGGCCAGTCTACACATGCGACTGGCATCCCACAAGGAATTGGCTGGCCACCGGAAGTCGGGACAAGCAGATCAAGGTGTGGAACATGGATGGCAGGCCGGGATTGGAGCACACCATTCACACAATCGCCGTAGTGGGACGGGTTAAGTGGCGACCAGAAAGAAC TTATCACATCGCTAGTTGTGCCCTTGTGGTGGACTACAGCGTTCATGTGTGGGACATCCGCAGACCCTACATCCCCTTTGCCTCCTTCAACGAGCACACCAATGTGACTACTGGAATTGCGTGGCAGGGCAGCGACTCGCACTGTCTTCTGTCCATCAGCAAGGACTCCACCATTTACAAACATGCTTTTAAGGATGCCACGAGGCCAGCGCTGAAGGCAAATGCCCAGGGAGCTAGCCTGGGCAGATTTGGGGACATCTCCTTTGCCAACAAGATCAAGGAGTATGAACCCAAGACCAGCGGTGCATCCAATACCAAGTCTTCTAGCTTCAT AAGTCGCCGTAAGACGAATGTGGCTGGCAGCATTCAGTTCCATTTGGACCATTCCAAAATGTACAAATTCATGGTAAACGACACG TTTTCCGGCTATCCCCTAAGCGAATCTGTTTCAAGACCCACCCAAGAACACGAAAGTTTTATTGGCTGTGCCAGGGAACTTGTTATCAGTGGGAAAAAACTATCGGAGTTATGCGAGCACAATGCAGAGGTTTCCAAGAAATACGGCAAACATAAT GCCACCACATTGTGGAACTTTATCAAATTGTTCTACGGCAGCAATCACTTTGAGCCTCCCTTCGAGCACCGCTCCTCCTTCTCGAATCAAAAGAATCCAATGAACTCACGACGTGCCACGCAAGTAGCCAGCGATTGGCCACAGCAGCGAACTGAACTAGGCCAGGATCTCAATGGAAACACGCCGGAAACAGCCCACGAAATTGATGTGGCGAATGTGGACGATGATACGCTCGGCAGCAGTGGTGTGGAGCATCCGCCTACGAGCTCAGTGATTCTGTCCGAAACGCAAATCATCAGCGAGATTACCTTTGACAACTTTGAGCTCTTGCGCAATGGGTTTATCTACGTGGGTCCCACAGAATGCCCGAAAGCTTTGGCCTTCCCCGCCCTTCATCACGATGTGCAGGCTGCACGACCACAACTGGATCTCAAGGCGTCCGATCACGAAAAGTCACCT CCACCGCATGTTCCCACTGTCCTAAAAGTCAGCCATGTCCCGCCCATACCCATGTGGGAACCGCATAAGTTCGTCTCCGATGCCCTCATGCTAATGAACGATGTGGGCGATGTGCAAACAGCTCTGACAGTCCTTATAGCGCTGGGAGAAGCTCGGAAGCTCCTGCCCATTGACGATGCATTGGTG GAGCACTGGTTTTACACCTACGTGGACCAGCTGCATCGCTATGAGCTGTGGAACGAGGCCTGCGAGGTTATCAACCGCTCCTGGCTGAGATCGGTGCAGCAGCTCAACCAGCACTCGACCGCCATGCACACGAACTGTGGAGAGTGTGGACGTCCAATGGGCGGCAAGGTGGGATGGTACTGCGACAAGTGCAAGTCCATGCAGTCCGCCAAGTGCTGCGTCTGCGGTCTGATCGTCCGGGGAGTCTACGCCTGGTGCCAAGGATGCTCCCACGGCGGTCACATAGAGCACCTGCAGAAGTACTTTGCCAAACACTCCAAGTGCCCCAAGTGCGGACACCTTTGCGCGTACTCATGA
- the Gnpnat gene encoding Glucosamine-phosphate N-acetyltransferase, isoform G, which produces MEETYLYDPNLLLKLDFHRSPANFKPFISAANPGEPWMKVRPLKDTDYDRGFLQLLSQLTHVGNVNRTQFLTRFSQMKASGDYFVTVIEDTRKNEIIGAASLVIERKFIHNCAVRGRLEDVVVNDTYRGKQLGKLIVVTVSLLAEELGCYKMSLDCKDKLIKFYESLGYVAIPGNSNSMTIRYDEGPTLKRNATSAGSSGTVGDSCQTVSLDFAS; this is translated from the exons ATG GAGGAGACATATCTGTACGATCCTAATCTGCTGCTAAAGCTGGACTTTCATCGCAGTCCCGCCAACTTTAAGCCCTTCATATCGGCGGCCAATCCCGGCGAGCCCTGGATGAAAGTGCGTCCTCTCAAGGACACCGACTACGATCGTGGATTCCTGCAGCTGCTCTCGCAACTCACCCATGTCGGCAATGTGAATCGTACGCAGTTCTTGA CCCGCTTTTCGCAGATGAAAGCCAGTGGGGACTACTTTGTCACCGTCATTGAGGACACTCGCAAGAATGAGATTATTGGAGCTGCATCCTTGGTGATCGAGCGCAAGTTCATCCATAACTGTGCTGTG CGTGGCCGTCTAGAGGATGTGGTGGTCAATGACACGTATCGCGGGAAGCAACTGGGAAAACT GATCGTGGTCACCGTATCGCTGCTGGCCGAGGAACTGGGCTGCTACAAAATGTCGCTGGACTGCAAGGACAAGCTGATCAAGTTCTATGAGTCGCTGGGCTATGTGGCCATTCCCGGAAACTCCAACTCCATGACGATTCGCTACGATGAGGGGCCAACGCTCAAGCGGAATGCTACCTCAGCCGGCTCCAGTGGAACAGTGGGCGACTCCTGCCAAACTGTGAGCCTCGATTTTGCCTCTTGA
- the Gnpnat gene encoding Glucosamine-phosphate N-acetyltransferase, isoform D produces MVQLTEETYLYDPNLLLKLDFHRSPANFKPFISAANPGEPWMKVRPLKDTDYDRGFLQLLSQLTHVGNVNRTQFLTRFSQMKASGDYFVTVIEDTRKNEIIGAASLVIERKFIHNCAVRGRLEDVVVNDTYRGKQLGKLIVVTVSLLAEELGCYKMSLDCKDKLIKFYESLGYVAIPGNSNSMTIRYDEGPTLKRNATSAGSSGTVGDSCQTNSQFYNFFSPFCY; encoded by the exons ATGGTGCAACTTACG GAGGAGACATATCTGTACGATCCTAATCTGCTGCTAAAGCTGGACTTTCATCGCAGTCCCGCCAACTTTAAGCCCTTCATATCGGCGGCCAATCCCGGCGAGCCCTGGATGAAAGTGCGTCCTCTCAAGGACACCGACTACGATCGTGGATTCCTGCAGCTGCTCTCGCAACTCACCCATGTCGGCAATGTGAATCGTACGCAGTTCTTGA CCCGCTTTTCGCAGATGAAAGCCAGTGGGGACTACTTTGTCACCGTCATTGAGGACACTCGCAAGAATGAGATTATTGGAGCTGCATCCTTGGTGATCGAGCGCAAGTTCATCCATAACTGTGCTGTG CGTGGCCGTCTAGAGGATGTGGTGGTCAATGACACGTATCGCGGGAAGCAACTGGGAAAACT GATCGTGGTCACCGTATCGCTGCTGGCCGAGGAACTGGGCTGCTACAAAATGTCGCTGGACTGCAAGGACAAGCTGATCAAGTTCTATGAGTCGCTGGGCTATGTGGCCATTCCCGGAAACTCCAACTCCATGACGATTCGCTACGATGAGGGGCCAACGCTCAAGCGGAATGCTACCTCAGCCGGCTCCAGTGGAACAGTGGGCGACTCCTGCCAAACT AACTctcaattttataattttttctccCCTTTCTGCTACTGA
- the Wdr24 gene encoding WD repeat domain 24, isoform B has protein sequence MPDSVEDTSTISLRICLEGHANALALNKDNNQIALAGRSLLKVYSINSNGFTESCNMRGKNQNLSYSANDVAWSTLDSNLLATAATNGVVSVWDLSKFGRQKQLLVYNEHERTAHTVTFHSSEPNILISGSQDGTIKCFDIRSDKSINTYFCNSESVRDVKFSPHTQNIFSAVSENGTVQLWDMRKWDKCMVQFTAHYGPVYTCDWHPTRNWLATGSRDKQIKVWNMDGRPGLEHTIHTIAVVGRVKWRPERTYHIASCALVVDYSVHVWDIRRPYIPFASFNEHTNVTTGIAWQGSDSHCLLSISKDSTIYKHAFKDATRPALKANAQGASLGRFGDISFANKIKEYEPKTSGASNTKSSSFIRRKTNVAGSIQFHLDHSKMYKFMVNDTFSGYPLSESVSRPTQEHESFIGCARELVISGKKLSELCEHNAEVSKKYGKHNATTLWNFIKLFYGSNHFEPPFEHRSSFSNQKNPMNSRRATQVASDWPQQRTELGQDLNGNTPETAHEIDVANVDDDTLGSSGVEHPPTSSVILSETQIISEITFDNFELLRNGFIYVGPTECPKALAFPALHHDVQAARPQLDLKASDHEKSPPPHVPTVLKVSHVPPIPMWEPHKFVSDALMLMNDVGDVQTALTVLIALGEARKLLPIDDALVEHWFYTYVDQLHRYELWNEACEVINRSWLRSVQQLNQHSTAMHTNCGECGRPMGGKVGWYCDKCKSMQSAKCCVCGLIVRGVYAWCQGCSHGGHIEHLQKYFAKHSKCPKCGHLCAYS, from the exons ATGCCCGATTCCGTGGAGGACACCTCCACAATCTCGCTGCGGATATGCCTGGAAGGACACGCGAACGCCCTGGCCCTGAATAAGGACAACAACCAGATTGCTTTGGCCGGAAGAAGCT TGCTTAAGGTGTACTCCATAAACAGCAATGGCTTCACGGAATCGTGTAATATGCGCGGAAAGAACCAGAATCTTAGCTACTCCGCCAACGATGTGGCCTGGTCCACCTTGGATAGCAATCTTTTGGCTACGGCGGCCACGAACGGAGTGGTTTCCGTGTGGGATCTCTCCAAGTTCGGCAGGCAGAAGCAGCTGCTTGTCTACAACGAACATGAGCGCACCGCTCATACCGTGACCTTTCACAGCAGCGAGCCCAACATCCTGATCTCCGGTTCTCAGGATGGCACCATCAAGTGTTTCGACATCCGATCGGATAAGTCAATCAACACCTACTTCTGCAACTCGGAATCAGTGCGGGATGTCAAGTTCAgtccacacacacaaaacataTTCTCCGCCGTCTCCGAGAATGGAACTGTCCAGTTGTGGGACATGCGGAAGTGGGACAAGTGCATGGTGCAGTTTACGGCGCACTACGGGCCAGTCTACACATGCGACTGGCATCCCACAAGGAATTGGCTGGCCACCGGAAGTCGGGACAAGCAGATCAAGGTGTGGAACATGGATGGCAGGCCGGGATTGGAGCACACCATTCACACAATCGCCGTAGTGGGACGGGTTAAGTGGCGACCAGAAAGAAC TTATCACATCGCTAGTTGTGCCCTTGTGGTGGACTACAGCGTTCATGTGTGGGACATCCGCAGACCCTACATCCCCTTTGCCTCCTTCAACGAGCACACCAATGTGACTACTGGAATTGCGTGGCAGGGCAGCGACTCGCACTGTCTTCTGTCCATCAGCAAGGACTCCACCATTTACAAACATGCTTTTAAGGATGCCACGAGGCCAGCGCTGAAGGCAAATGCCCAGGGAGCTAGCCTGGGCAGATTTGGGGACATCTCCTTTGCCAACAAGATCAAGGAGTATGAACCCAAGACCAGCGGTGCATCCAATACCAAGTCTTCTAGCTTCAT TCGCCGTAAGACGAATGTGGCTGGCAGCATTCAGTTCCATTTGGACCATTCCAAAATGTACAAATTCATGGTAAACGACACG TTTTCCGGCTATCCCCTAAGCGAATCTGTTTCAAGACCCACCCAAGAACACGAAAGTTTTATTGGCTGTGCCAGGGAACTTGTTATCAGTGGGAAAAAACTATCGGAGTTATGCGAGCACAATGCAGAGGTTTCCAAGAAATACGGCAAACATAAT GCCACCACATTGTGGAACTTTATCAAATTGTTCTACGGCAGCAATCACTTTGAGCCTCCCTTCGAGCACCGCTCCTCCTTCTCGAATCAAAAGAATCCAATGAACTCACGACGTGCCACGCAAGTAGCCAGCGATTGGCCACAGCAGCGAACTGAACTAGGCCAGGATCTCAATGGAAACACGCCGGAAACAGCCCACGAAATTGATGTGGCGAATGTGGACGATGATACGCTCGGCAGCAGTGGTGTGGAGCATCCGCCTACGAGCTCAGTGATTCTGTCCGAAACGCAAATCATCAGCGAGATTACCTTTGACAACTTTGAGCTCTTGCGCAATGGGTTTATCTACGTGGGTCCCACAGAATGCCCGAAAGCTTTGGCCTTCCCCGCCCTTCATCACGATGTGCAGGCTGCACGACCACAACTGGATCTCAAGGCGTCCGATCACGAAAAGTCACCT CCACCGCATGTTCCCACTGTCCTAAAAGTCAGCCATGTCCCGCCCATACCCATGTGGGAACCGCATAAGTTCGTCTCCGATGCCCTCATGCTAATGAACGATGTGGGCGATGTGCAAACAGCTCTGACAGTCCTTATAGCGCTGGGAGAAGCTCGGAAGCTCCTGCCCATTGACGATGCATTGGTG GAGCACTGGTTTTACACCTACGTGGACCAGCTGCATCGCTATGAGCTGTGGAACGAGGCCTGCGAGGTTATCAACCGCTCCTGGCTGAGATCGGTGCAGCAGCTCAACCAGCACTCGACCGCCATGCACACGAACTGTGGAGAGTGTGGACGTCCAATGGGCGGCAAGGTGGGATGGTACTGCGACAAGTGCAAGTCCATGCAGTCCGCCAAGTGCTGCGTCTGCGGTCTGATCGTCCGGGGAGTCTACGCCTGGTGCCAAGGATGCTCCCACGGCGGTCACATAGAGCACCTGCAGAAGTACTTTGCCAAACACTCCAAGTGCCCCAAGTGCGGACACCTTTGCGCGTACTCATGA
- the IntS11 gene encoding integrator 11, producing MPDIKITPLGAGQDVGRSCLLLSMGGKNIMLDCGMHMGYNDERRFPDFSYIVPEGPITSHIDCVIISHFHLDHCGALPYMSEIVGYTGPIYMTHPTKAIAPILLEDMRKVAVERKGESNFFTTQMIKDCMKKVIPVTLHQSMMVDTDLEIKAYYAGHVLGAAMFWIKVGSQSVVYTGDYNMTPDRHLGAAWIDKCRPDLLISESTYATTIRDSKRCRERDFLKKVHECVAKGGKVLIPVFALGRAQELCILLETYWERMNLKYPIYFALGLTEKANTYYKMFITWTNQKIRKTFVHRNMFDFKHIKPFDKAYIDNPGAMVVFATPGMLHAGLSLQIFKKWAPNENNMVIMPGYCVQGTVGNKILGGAKKVEFENRQVVEVKMAVEYMSFSAHADAKGIMQLIQNCEPKNVMLVHGEAGKMKFLRSKIKDEFNLETYMPANGETCVISTPVKIPVDASVSLLKAEARSYNAQPPDPKRRRLIHGVLVMKDNRIMLQNLTDALKEIGINRHVMRFTSKVKMDDSGPVIRTSERLKTLLEEKLAGWTVTMQENGSIAIESVEVKVEEDEKDPKQKNILISWTNQDEDIGAYILNVLQNMC from the exons ATGCCGGACATCAAGATAACGCCCTTGGGCGCCGGCCAGGATGTGGGCCGCAGCTGTCTGCTGCTCTCGATGGGCGGGAAGAACATAATGCTCGACTGCGGGATGCATATGGGCTACAACGACGAGCGCCGCTTCCCGGACTTCTCCTACATAGTGCCGGAGGGTCCGATCACCAGCCACATTGACTGTGTGATCATCTCGCACTTCCACCTGG ATCACTGCGGGGCCTTGCCCTACATGTCAGAGATTGTGGGCTACACGGGGCCCATCTACATGACGCATCCGACCAAGGCCATAGCACCCATCCTCCTGGAGGACATGCGGAAGGTGGCCGTAGAGCGGAAAGGCGAGTCGAACTTCTTTACCACCCAGATGATCAAGGACTGCATGAAGAAGGTGATTCCCGTCACACTTCACCAGAGTATGATGGTGGACACGGACCTTGAGATCAAAGCCTACTATGCAGGCCATGTCCTGGGCGCCGCCATGTTCTGGATCAAGGTGGGCTCCCAGAGCGTTGTCTACACGGGGGACTACAACATGACTCCAGACAGGCATCTGGGAGCCGCCTGGATAGACAAGTGCCGGCCGGACTTGCTGATCTCCGAGAGCACCTACGCCACTACCATTAGGGACTCGAAGCGGTGTCGCGAGAGGGACTTCCTCAAGAAAGTTCACGAGTGCGTGGCTAAGGGCGGCAAGGTTTTAATCCCTGTTTTTGCCCTGGGTCGCGCCCAGGAGCTGTGCATCCTGCTGGAGACGTACTGGGAGCGCATGAACCTCAAGTACCCCATATACTTTGCTCTGGGTCTTACCGAGAAGGCCAATACCTACTACAAAATGTTCATCACCTGGACGAACCAGAAGATCCGCAAGACCTTCGTTCACCGCAACATGTTCGACTTCAAGCACATCAAGCCCTTTGACAAGGCCTACATCGACAATCCTGGCGCGATGGTAGTGTTCGCCACGCCAGGCATGCTGCACGCAGGTCTTTCCCTGCAGATCTTCAAGAAGTGGGCGCCGAATGAGAACAACATGGTGATTATGCCCGGCTACTGTGTGCAGGGAACCGTGGGCAACAAGATTCTCGGTGGCGCCAAGAAGGTGGAGTTCGAGAACCGCCAGGTGGTCGAGGTCAAAATGGCCGTGGAGTACATGAGCTTCTCGGCCCATGCAGATGCCAAAG GCATTATGCAGCTAATTCAGAACTGTGAGCCAAAGAACGTCATGCTCGTCCATGGTGAAGCAGGGAAGATGAAGTTCCTGCGCTCGAAGATCAAAGACGAATTCAACCTGGAAACCTACATGCCGGCCAACGGCGAAACCTGTGTGATTTCTACGCCTGTGAAGATACCAGTAGATGCGTCCGTTTCCCTGCTTAAAGCAGAGGCCCGGTCCTACAACGCCCAGCCACCGGATCCCAAGAGGCGGCGACTAATCCATGGCGTCCTCGTAATGAAGGACAATCGAATAATGCTGCAAAACCTAACCGATGCCCTGAAGGAAATCGGAATTAATCGACATGTTATGCGATTTACATCCAAGGTCAAAATGGACGACTCCGGACCGGTCATTCGCACAAGCGAAAGACTGAAGACTCTGCTCGAAGAAAAGCTAGCCGGCTGGACGGTGACGATGCAGGAGAACGGCTCCATAGCCATCGAATCCGTTGAGGTGAAGGTGGAGGAGGACGAGAAGGATCCCAAGCAGAAGAACATTTTGATATCGTGGACCAACCAGGACGAGGACATTGGAGCCTACATACTGAATGTGCTGCAGAATATGTGCTAG
- the Gnpnat gene encoding Glucosamine-phosphate N-acetyltransferase, isoform A produces the protein MVQLTEETYLYDPNLLLKLDFHRSPANFKPFISAANPGEPWMKVRPLKDTDYDRGFLQLLSQLTHVGNVNRTQFLTRFSQMKASGDYFVTVIEDTRKNEIIGAASLVIERKFIHNCAVRGRLEDVVVNDTYRGKQLGKLIVVTVSLLAEELGCYKMSLDCKDKLIKFYESLGYVAIPGNSNSMTIRYDEGPTLKRNATSAGSSGTVGDSCQTVSLDFAS, from the exons ATGGTGCAACTTACG GAGGAGACATATCTGTACGATCCTAATCTGCTGCTAAAGCTGGACTTTCATCGCAGTCCCGCCAACTTTAAGCCCTTCATATCGGCGGCCAATCCCGGCGAGCCCTGGATGAAAGTGCGTCCTCTCAAGGACACCGACTACGATCGTGGATTCCTGCAGCTGCTCTCGCAACTCACCCATGTCGGCAATGTGAATCGTACGCAGTTCTTGA CCCGCTTTTCGCAGATGAAAGCCAGTGGGGACTACTTTGTCACCGTCATTGAGGACACTCGCAAGAATGAGATTATTGGAGCTGCATCCTTGGTGATCGAGCGCAAGTTCATCCATAACTGTGCTGTG CGTGGCCGTCTAGAGGATGTGGTGGTCAATGACACGTATCGCGGGAAGCAACTGGGAAAACT GATCGTGGTCACCGTATCGCTGCTGGCCGAGGAACTGGGCTGCTACAAAATGTCGCTGGACTGCAAGGACAAGCTGATCAAGTTCTATGAGTCGCTGGGCTATGTGGCCATTCCCGGAAACTCCAACTCCATGACGATTCGCTACGATGAGGGGCCAACGCTCAAGCGGAATGCTACCTCAGCCGGCTCCAGTGGAACAGTGGGCGACTCCTGCCAAACTGTGAGCCTCGATTTTGCCTCTTGA
- the Gnpnat gene encoding Glucosamine-phosphate N-acetyltransferase, isoform F: MEETYLYDPNLLLKLDFHRSPANFKPFISAANPGEPWMKVRPLKDTDYDRGFLQLLSQLTHVGNVNRTQFLTRFSQMKASGDYFVTVIEDTRKNEIIGAASLVIERKFIHNCAVRGRLEDVVVNDTYRGKQLGKLIVVTVSLLAEELGCYKMSLDCKDKLIKFYESLGYVAIPGNSNSMTIRYDEGPTLKRNATSAGSSGTVGDSCQTVSLDFASXQLAANAAPKSKL; the protein is encoded by the exons ATG GAGGAGACATATCTGTACGATCCTAATCTGCTGCTAAAGCTGGACTTTCATCGCAGTCCCGCCAACTTTAAGCCCTTCATATCGGCGGCCAATCCCGGCGAGCCCTGGATGAAAGTGCGTCCTCTCAAGGACACCGACTACGATCGTGGATTCCTGCAGCTGCTCTCGCAACTCACCCATGTCGGCAATGTGAATCGTACGCAGTTCTTGA CCCGCTTTTCGCAGATGAAAGCCAGTGGGGACTACTTTGTCACCGTCATTGAGGACACTCGCAAGAATGAGATTATTGGAGCTGCATCCTTGGTGATCGAGCGCAAGTTCATCCATAACTGTGCTGTG CGTGGCCGTCTAGAGGATGTGGTGGTCAATGACACGTATCGCGGGAAGCAACTGGGAAAACT GATCGTGGTCACCGTATCGCTGCTGGCCGAGGAACTGGGCTGCTACAAAATGTCGCTGGACTGCAAGGACAAGCTGATCAAGTTCTATGAGTCGCTGGGCTATGTGGCCATTCCCGGAAACTCCAACTCCATGACGATTCGCTACGATGAGGGGCCAACGCTCAAGCGGAATGCTACCTCAGCCGGCTCCAGTGGAACAGTGGGCGACTCCTGCCAAACTGTGAGCCTCGATTTTGCCTCTTGACAATTAGCCGCCAACGCTGCTCCAAAGTCCAAGCTTTGA